One Acropora palmata chromosome 2, jaAcrPala1.3, whole genome shotgun sequence genomic window carries:
- the LOC141873795 gene encoding snaclec coagulation factor IX-binding protein subunit A-like produces MKSLIITSMAGVLALVSSVTGLPTDLKRTYDVAGIPINQCDQGWVLYNSFCYLASASVKSRSDAQKFCKASGAELVKITSRSENDFVLALAREKAPSVKQVWIGLKYESGAKDFYWSDGSFPVYKNWAPGEPSGKAREPCGHMWTGQTPVSRIRASGSWNDLSCSIIQHLPNGLVCKKLASH; encoded by the exons ATGAAGTCCTTAATCATCACTTCCATGGCTGGTGTTCTTGCGTTGGTTTCATCAGTGACTGGCTTACCGACGGATTTAAAACGAACCTATG ACGTGGCAGGCATCCCCATTAATCAATGCGATCAGGGTTGGGTTCTGTATAACAGCTTTTGCTATCTGGCTTCTGCCTCAGTCAAGTCAAGAAGCGACGCCCAAAAATTCTGCAAGGCCTCGGGTGCAGAGCTGGTGAAAATTACCAGCCGatctgaaaatgattttgttctggCTCTTGCAAGAGAGAAAGCACCCTCCGTCAAACAAGTTTGGATTGGCCTCAAGTATGAATCAGGTGCCAAGGATTTCTATTGGTCTGATGGCTCGTTTCCGGTCTACAAGAACTGGGCTCCAGGTGAACCCAGTGGAAAAGCCCGTGAGCCATGCGGCCACATGTGGACGGGCCAAACACCTGTTAGCCGTATCAGAGCATCAGGGTCTTGGAATGACCTGTCTTGTTCAATAATCCAGCATTTACCCAACGGGTTGGTCTGTAAGAAGCTTGCCAGTCATTGA